A portion of the Canis lupus baileyi chromosome 6, mCanLup2.hap1, whole genome shotgun sequence genome contains these proteins:
- the DSG4 gene encoding desmoglein-4, with the protein MPMYLQGLEFDSLLPNWFSNLSSICTKPSFNHIDTKNPMVVLEVNSEFIVEVKELDIEKGTTKWQTVRRQKREWIKFAAACREGEDNSKRNPIARIRSDCEANQKITYRISGVGIDRPPYGVFTINPRTGEINITSVVDREITPLFLIYCRALNSRGEDLERPLELRVKVMDINDNPPVFTQNVYTASIEENSDANTLVVKLSATDADEDNHLNSKIAYKIISQEPAGAPMFILNRYTGEVRTMSSFLDREQHSMYNLLVRGSDRDGAIDGLSSECDCRIKVLDVNDNFPTLEKTSYSASIEENCLSSELIRLQAIDLDEEGTDNWLAKYLILSGNDGNWFDIQTDPRTNEGILKVIKMLDYEQMPNIHLGIGVKNQAEFHHSVASRFQMHSTPVRIQVVNVKEGPAFHPNSMIFSIREGIRGNSLLNYVLGTYTAIDLDTGNPATNVRYVIGHDAGSWLKVDSRTGEIKFSREFDKKSKYITNGIYTAEILAVDDGSGKTATGTICIEVPDVNDYCPVVFAESEYICIDSPSILISARDISDHSYGSPYTFCVVDQPPGTADLWDIKPKNATFAILTAKRRLSPMLYQIPIIVKDSYNRACELPQIVVLEACDCDNDHICLYFSTTGINTGDGSSVTSDIYGSVTDDQLGSSNVGLGPTGIGMMALGLLLLLLSPLLLLMCCCKRRQPEGLGTRFAPVPEGGDGVMQSWRIEGAHPEDRDVSNICVPMTASNTQDRIDSSEIYTNTYAGGGTVEGGVSGVELNTGLGTAAGLAIEDAAGARRRRSSTIGTQWEYADMGLNMAFLDSYFSEKAYVYADEDEGRPANDCLLIYDHEGVGSPVGSIGCCSWIVDDLDESCMETLDPKFRTLAEICLDTEIEPFPSQQACIPISTDLPLLGPNYFVNDSSGMTLSEAEFQAEMAIPEPIIHGDIVVTETYSTADQCMQPTTIVIDPQLAPNVVVTETVMAPVYDVQGNICVPAELANAHNVIYTERVLSSPGMPDVNSSTMTDGCMGPVMSGGILVGPEIQVTQMVSPNVHISQTTGSTSPMTSRHRVTRYSNIHYSQQ; encoded by the exons GTGAAAGAACTAGACATTGAAAAAGGCACTACAAAATGGCAGACCGTCAGAAGACAAAAGCGGGAGTGGATCAAGTTTGCTGCTGCCTGCCGAGAAGGAGAGGACAACTCCAAGAGGAATCCAATTGCCAGA ATTCGATCAGACTGTGAAGCAAACCAGAAGATTACATACCGCATTTCTGGGGTAGGAATTGATCGACCACCTTACGGAGTATTCACCATTAATCCTCGGACTGGGGAAATTAATATCACTTCAGTGGTGGACAGAGAGATAACTCCACTTTTCTTG ATCTATTGCCGGGCTCTGAATTCACGGGGTGAAGATTTAGAAAGACCTCTTGAGCTTCGAGTCAAGGTTATGGACATAAATGATAACCCTCCAGTTTTTACACAAAATGTGTACACAGCCAGCATTGAAGAAAACAGTGATGCAA ACACATTGGTTGTAAAGTTAAGTGCCACAGATGCAGATGAAGACAATCATCTGAATTCTAAAATAGCCTATAAGATCATCTCTCAGGAGCCAGCAGGTGCACCAATGTTCATCCTGAACAGGTATACTGGAGAAGTCCGCACGATGTCCAGTTTCCTTGACAGAGAG caACACAGTATGTATAACCTCCTTGTGAGGGGCTCAGATCGAGATGGAGCTATAGATGGACTGTCCTCTGAGTGCGACTGTAGAATCAAGGTTTTAGATGTCAATGATAATTTTCCCACCTTGGAGAAAACTTCT TATTCAGCAAGTATTGAAGAGAACTGTCTAAGCTCAGAACTGATACGATTACAAGCAATTGATCTTGATGAAGAAGGCACTGATAATTGGTTGGCAAAATATTTAATTCTCTCCGGAAATGATGGGAATTGGTTTGATATTCAAACAGACCCACGAACCAATGAGGGCATTTTGAAAGTCATCAAG ATGCTGGATTATGAACAAATGCCTAATATTCATCTTGGTATCGGAGTTAAAAACCAAGCTGAATTTCACCACTCAGTTGCCTCTCGATTCCAAATGCACTCAACCCCTGTGAGAATTCAGGTTGTTAATGTGAAAGAAGGACCCGCATTTCATCCAAATTCTATGATTTTCAGTATACGGGAAGGGATAAGAGGAAATTCCTTATTGAATTATGTGCTTGGCACATATACGGCAATAGACTTGGACACAGGAAATCCTGCCACAAATGTCAG GTATGTCATAGGACATGATGCAGGCAGCTGGCTAAAAGTAGATTCAAGGACTGGTGAGATAAAATTTTCTAGGGAATTTGATAAGAAGTCAAAATATATTACCAATGGGATATACACAGCAGAGATCCTGGCTGTAGATG ATGGCTCTGGGAAAACAGCAACAGGAACCATATGTATCGAAGTTCCTGATGTCAATGATTATTGTCCAGTTGTTTTTGCTGAAAGTGAATACATATGCATTGACTCTCCATCGATCCTTATCTCTGCAAGAGACATTAGTGATCATTCTTATGGGTCTCCCTATACCTTCTGTGTTGTTGATCAGCCACCAGGCACAGCAGACTTATGGGATATCAAACCAAAAAATG ctACCTTCGCAATCCTGACAGCTAAGCGGCGTTtaagtcccatgctctaccaaatCCCAATCATCGTGAAGGACAGCTATAACCGAGCATGTGAATTGCCACAGATTGTGGTGTTAGAAGCCTGTGATTGTGACAACGACCACATATGCTTGTACTTTAGTACCACGGGCATCAACACAGGGGACGGCAGCTCAGTTACCAGCGATATATACGGGTCTGTCACTGATGACCAACTTGGGAGTTCAAATGTTGGTCTCGGACCAACAGGGATTGGCATGATGGCTCTGGGACTCCTACTACTACTTT TGTCACCACTCTTGCTGCTCATGTGTTGCTGCAAACGAAGACAGCCTGAAGGCCTGGGGACGAGGTTTGCTCCTGTGCCAGAGGGAGGTGATGGAGTGATGCAGTCTTGGAGAATCGAAGGGGCCCATCCTGAGGACAGG gatGTATCAAATATATGTGTACCAATGACAGCCTCTAATACCCAGGATCGTATAGATTCTTCTG AAATCTACACTAACACCTACGCCGGTGGAGGAACAGTTGAAGGGGGTGTGTCAGGAGTGGAACTCAACACGGGGCTGGGGACAGCTGCCGGTCTGGCCATCGAAGATGCAGCAGGAGCGCGGCGGAGGAGGAGTTCCACTATAGGAACTCAGTGGGAATATGCAGATATGGGCCTGAACATGGCTTTCTTGGACAGTTATTTCTCTGAG aaAGCTTATGTTTATGCAGATGAAGATGAAGGTCGGCCAGCAAATGACTGCTTACTCATCTATGACCACGAGGGAGTAGGGTCTCCTGTTGGCTCCATTGGTTGCTGCAGCTGGATTGTGGATGATTTAGATGAAAGCTGCATGGAAACTTTAGATCCAAAATTCAGGACTCTGGCTGAAATCTGCTTAGACACAGAAATTGAGCCATTTCCTTCACAGCAGGCCTGTATACCTATCAGTACCGACCTGCCTTTGCTGGGGCctaattattttgttaatgattcTTCAGGAATGACCCTCTCAGAGGCTGAATTCCAGGCAGAAATGGCAATACCTGAGCCCATAATCCATGGGGATATCGTAGTGACCGAGACATACTCAACTGCTGACCAATGTATGCAACCCACTACAATTGTTATTGATCCTCAGCTTGCACCCAATGTTGTAGTGACTGAAACAGTGATGGCACCTGTTTATGATGTCCAAGGGAATATCTGTGTACCTGCTGAGCTAGCCAACGCACACAATGTAATCTACACTGAGAGAGTGCTATCTAGTCCTGGTATGCCTGACGTGAACAGCAGTACCATGACTGATGGCTGTATGGGACCTGTAATGAGTGGCGGTATTTTGGTAGGGCCAGAAATTCAAGTGACACAAATGGTGAGTCCCAACGTTCATATAAGCCAAACCACTGGTTCCACATCCCCAATGACATCTCGACACAGAGTAACACGGTATAGTAACATACATTACTCCCAACAGTAG